A genome region from Microbacterium terricola includes the following:
- a CDS encoding ABC transporter ATP-binding protein — protein MSGSQASRPVAAPARGPAGPRGPMGGMVPPGAKAQNFGPSAKRLLGTLRTDMPQLITVLVFGVLSVALSVTGPKILGEGTNIVFAGFVSLQVPEGMSRQEVIDGLIAQGNQQQADMLSAMDFTPGAGVDFARLSWILGLVLVIYLLASLFGWLQARILNGVVQRAMNRLRIQVEEKIHRLPLSYFDKVQRGELLSRVTNDVDNIGQTMQQTLSQVVISLLTVIGVLVMMFVISPLLAMIALVTIPLTILITVVVAKRSQKLFVAQWAATGVLNARVEETFSGHAVVKVFGHQREVESDFRAENDAVYQASFGAQFISGIIMPAMMFIGNLVYVAIAVVGGLQVAGGLMSIGDVQAFIQYSRQFTQPLSQLGSMANLLQSGIASAERVFELLDEEEQTPDADDAQTAPADAGHLEFDDVSFRYLPDKPLIEGLSLEAMPGSTIAIVGPTGAGKTTLVNLIMRFYDVDSGRIALDGVDTRGMTRGDLRARTGMVLQDTWLFAGTIRENIAYGRPGATEEELLAAATAAYVDRFVHALPDGYDTMLDDEATNLSVGERQLVTIARAFLADPRLLILDEATSSVDTRTELLIQRAMSRLREDRTAFVIAHRLSTIRDADLILVMENGAIVEQGDHDALLAARGAYWRLYNAQFEAPVEEESEPVH, from the coding sequence ATGAGCGGCTCGCAGGCATCCCGTCCCGTCGCGGCTCCCGCACGCGGCCCCGCGGGCCCCCGCGGCCCGATGGGCGGCATGGTTCCCCCCGGGGCCAAGGCGCAGAACTTCGGCCCGAGCGCAAAGCGGCTGCTCGGCACGCTGCGCACCGACATGCCGCAGCTCATCACCGTGCTCGTGTTCGGCGTGCTGAGCGTCGCGCTCAGCGTGACGGGTCCGAAGATCCTCGGCGAGGGCACGAACATCGTGTTCGCCGGGTTCGTCTCGCTGCAGGTCCCCGAGGGCATGAGCAGGCAGGAGGTCATCGACGGCCTCATCGCGCAGGGCAACCAGCAGCAGGCCGACATGCTCTCCGCGATGGACTTCACGCCGGGTGCGGGCGTCGACTTCGCCCGGCTCAGCTGGATCCTCGGGCTCGTGCTGGTGATCTACCTGCTCGCGAGCCTGTTCGGCTGGCTGCAGGCCCGCATCCTCAACGGCGTCGTGCAGCGTGCTATGAACCGGCTGCGCATCCAGGTGGAGGAGAAGATCCACCGCCTGCCGCTGTCCTACTTCGACAAGGTGCAGCGCGGTGAGCTGCTCAGCCGCGTCACCAACGACGTGGACAACATCGGCCAGACCATGCAGCAGACCCTCTCGCAGGTGGTCATCTCGCTGCTGACCGTGATCGGCGTCCTGGTCATGATGTTCGTGATCTCACCGCTGCTGGCGATGATCGCGCTGGTCACGATCCCGCTCACGATCCTCATCACGGTCGTGGTCGCCAAGCGGTCGCAGAAGCTGTTCGTGGCCCAGTGGGCGGCGACCGGCGTCCTCAACGCCCGTGTGGAGGAGACCTTCTCCGGTCACGCCGTCGTGAAGGTCTTCGGGCACCAGCGGGAGGTCGAGTCCGACTTCCGCGCCGAGAACGACGCGGTCTACCAGGCCAGCTTCGGCGCCCAGTTCATCTCCGGCATCATCATGCCGGCCATGATGTTCATCGGGAACCTGGTGTACGTCGCCATCGCCGTGGTCGGCGGCCTTCAGGTGGCGGGCGGGCTGATGTCGATCGGCGACGTGCAGGCCTTCATCCAGTACTCCCGTCAGTTCACGCAGCCGCTGAGCCAGCTCGGATCGATGGCCAATCTGCTCCAGTCGGGCATCGCCAGCGCCGAGCGCGTGTTCGAGCTGCTGGACGAGGAGGAGCAGACCCCCGATGCCGACGACGCGCAGACCGCGCCGGCGGATGCGGGTCACCTCGAGTTCGACGACGTGTCGTTCCGCTACCTGCCGGACAAGCCGCTCATCGAGGGGCTCTCCCTGGAGGCCATGCCCGGCAGCACCATCGCGATCGTCGGTCCGACCGGCGCAGGCAAGACGACCCTCGTGAACCTCATCATGCGGTTCTACGACGTCGACTCCGGTCGCATCGCCCTGGACGGGGTCGACACCCGCGGGATGACGCGGGGCGACCTGCGCGCGCGCACCGGCATGGTGCTGCAGGACACCTGGCTGTTCGCCGGCACGATCAGGGAGAACATCGCCTACGGCCGGCCGGGCGCGACGGAGGAGGAGCTCCTCGCCGCTGCCACCGCCGCCTATGTGGACCGGTTCGTCCACGCGCTGCCCGACGGATACGACACGATGCTCGACGACGAGGCCACCAACCTGAGCGTGGGGGAGCGGCAGCTCGTCACCATCGCGAGGGCGTTCCTGGCCGACCCGCGTCTCCTGATCCTCGACGAGGCGACCAGCTCGGTCGACACCCGCACCGAGCTGCTCATCCAGCGCGCCATGTCGCGGCTGCGGGAGGACCGCACCGCGTTCGTGATCGCGCACCGGCTCTCGACGATCCGCGACGCCGACCTCATCCTGGTGATGGAGAACGGCGCGATCGTCGAGCAGGGCGACCACGATGCGCTGCTCGCCGCGCGCGGAGCGTACTGGCGTCTCTACAACGCACAGTTCGAGGCGCCGGTCGAAGAGGAGTCCGAGCCCGTCCACTAG
- a CDS encoding PP2C family protein-serine/threonine phosphatase: MPQVTTQSRTVSTHGTTLTLSWAEATHTGRRREVNQDAVLATYPLFVVADGMGGHIGGEIASTSTVERLQAVVAAGAVSPKTIEKALAKAVKDIASHPEATDDGTGTTVTGVFLDTSGDEATWVTLNIGDSRVYLVRDGAIVQITTDHSVVQELIASGKLSPEEAENHPYGNVITRAVGPSDGVTPDYVRLDVVDGDRFVVCSDGLTKELTDYGIQHFLAENADPAAAVSAMLEAALENGGRDNITIIVLDVAGSSPAAD, translated from the coding sequence GTGCCCCAGGTGACCACCCAGTCCCGCACGGTCTCCACACACGGGACCACACTCACGCTGTCCTGGGCGGAGGCCACCCACACCGGGCGCCGCCGCGAGGTCAATCAGGACGCCGTTCTCGCCACCTACCCGCTCTTCGTCGTCGCCGACGGCATGGGCGGGCACATCGGCGGCGAGATCGCCAGCACCAGCACCGTCGAGCGGCTGCAGGCGGTGGTCGCCGCCGGCGCCGTCTCGCCGAAGACCATCGAGAAGGCCCTCGCCAAGGCCGTCAAGGACATCGCCTCCCATCCGGAGGCGACCGACGACGGCACGGGGACGACGGTGACCGGCGTGTTCCTGGACACCTCTGGCGACGAGGCGACCTGGGTCACGCTCAACATCGGCGACTCCCGCGTGTACCTCGTGCGCGACGGCGCGATCGTGCAGATCACGACCGACCACTCCGTGGTGCAGGAGCTCATCGCCTCGGGCAAGCTCAGTCCGGAGGAGGCGGAGAACCACCCCTACGGCAACGTGATCACCCGCGCGGTCGGCCCGAGCGACGGCGTCACCCCGGACTACGTGCGGCTCGACGTGGTCGACGGCGACCGGTTCGTCGTCTGCTCGGACGGGCTCACCAAGGAGCTCACCGACTACGGCATCCAGCACTTCCTCGCCGAGAACGCCGACCCCGCCGCCGCGGTCTCGGCGATGCTCGAGGCGGCGCTGGAGAACGGCGGCCGCGACAACATCACGATCATCGTGCTGGACGTCGCCGGCTCCTCCCCGGCAGCCGACTGA